The genomic window AAAAGTGTAGCAATATCAATTTGAGGTGTCTTCTATCAGAAATAGCTATTTCTGCTTCAAGAAAGAGTTTATAGCTCACTAGAAAACAATCCATTACAACAAAATTATTGCAGCTCTATTAGAAGACACTTTTTTGCACgctattttaattataaagGAATGTTTAACATGATATGCATTTTCTGCCTATACAAGCATTTAAAATCTCAGGTAAGACATTAAAGCCCCTTACGTTGCAAATGTCTTTCTGAAAGATGCCaatagaaataaacaaaagatgTCCTCCTCCCCCCATACTTCAGTAAAATATGATGGCATCTATTCAATTCTTATCTACAGCCTGTGAAATCTTTTTCCACTCAATGAAATGTTATCTCATGTAAACAGAAATGAACTGATTCTGAATGCCCACATCAGTGTATGAGGATAAATCATTTTACATACATTGTGCCACAGACTGGAAAGACAACGCAAtaataaaagcaggaaaaaaagtaataaatttttctctgtatgttAGTTTTTTATTCAGTGAAGACATGGACACTACAGAATGTATGTGAAATGCTGTACGTGAGTAGCAACTAAGGAAACTTAAGAATATAGATTTTACAAACCACCATGACGTTCTGTGGAAGAAGTGAAACCAAAAACTCAGGTATCACCTGTAATTTCTGTTAGACCTTTCACAACACTGTATGTCCATTTTGTCAGTTATTTACTGTATGTTTGGTGCAATTAAATGGTGAAGTAAGAAGATACAGCATCtcctgaaataaatgaaacttCAACCTGGCTATTCTTGAACAGAAGTAGCCTAAAGGAGAATCAGTCCATTAGGCATTATGTATCTGGCCCTTGGATTCTATATATCTAGGTAAACAGTTGTATGGCAAAAATAAGAATCCTAGAACTGATGAAGCAATATTACTCAGGACCTCAAACATACACTTCAGACAGGTAGACGGTGCCCATAAGGAGTTGCTGAATGTAAATGGGTCACGGTCTTCATATCTTTAACATCTGTCATTTATACCCAAGAAAGCACATCAGGggcaagaaaattaattccccAATTGCTGTCAACTGTGTTAGGGAACAGCAATAAACAGCTTTACTGTAAGCCTCTAGCTACAATAAAATTGCTGTCAATAAAGTGTGGCTGATATGGTTTTGCTCTGCTAGAAGAGATTCTTTGGAAGTGAGAATCTGAAATGGAAACTAAAAAGATTCTCCCTTGTTCTTATATACAAAAGAACAGTGTCACAAAATTCCAATAGCATTAAACTCTGAAGATCCAGTTGTCACTCACATGTGTGGCACAAATTTCATAGCATATGTGAAACTTTGGCTTGGGACACATGAAACTTCAGTGATTCTGATAAAAATCTTTTGCATGGGAAATgtttaaagagaaatgaagcTTACTAAGCTTTTATTGTCTGTATCTCTATATATAAAATGTTCCTACTCGAGTTTAGCATGTCTACTGTCACTATTAAAAATGGTATTATAGCTTAGGGTTATGTTCAGATTCCCATTATAACCCCCACTTTACACATGCTCTTAACTttctaaaaaaatcttcttttcagctgaaattttccatgcttGGTCTCAGCTAAAAAATGAGTTTCTTTAGACAGTTGAGCAAAATCTGTTAACCTATTTCTCAGTTATACAACAATAGAAAAAATACACTATACATTTTCAcaatttctgatattttagtgtaaatatataaacatacagAATTAGAAACCAATTAAATTTTACATGCAGACACTTTTCTAGGTGACTAGTCCTCACCCAAGACCAATATCCATGCTAACACATAAACCAAATTAAGCatacaaaagaaacaacaaaattgtattttttatttatactaAGTGGTAAAACAAGGCCACTAAAAATAATACCGCACACAGAACTGTGGAATGCTATGGTtacagaattttaatatttgcagGTGACGTaagctctgcactgctgttcCAATGCAGATTTCCATCAATTTATGCACCTTGAAATTGCCAGTCTCAGCGTATCAAATTAAGAGTCATTaatgttttcagcttttcttttctcttacaTAAACCCAAACTTACAAATTTAAACACTCCAGAGTAAGATAACATCAATGACATTTTCCACATAAAGCTTAAGTTATGTGCATTGATCAGTGGGATCCTGGCTACTTGTTCCTTGATCAGGCAAAAAGTTCACTGAGTGAAAAAGGAGTAAAGCAACCTTCATGGAGTTTATGTTATTGACTgtaagattaaaaatatattttagtatgGAATGCATTTAATGTGTCAGTGACGCCTCAAATCCTTAATTTCTGCCATTAGagtacagaaataaatggaCAGTGTTAACATATATTTAGCTTTCCTGAATCTACTAGAACTGTGCACATTTCCAAAATTTACAAATTATCACCTTGATTCAGAAAAGTGCTTATAGTGTGCTTACAGCTGTCTTTCTTGAAGACAACATCTGAAATCATTTGGACTTTTAACAATCTGCCTCAGTCCCGCCACTTCTTAAATGAAAGTTAAACACATGCCTAAATGCTATTTGATTAGGAATGAAGACTGAAGGTTTTGCCCGTAACCCATActgatacatatttttaaacctgTGTTATTTGTCACTGCTGTGCTTTAAATCTGATTAAATGAAGttgttataatttaaaattggGATAACCACAGTAAATTGGccctaatttcttttcttatttaatcTATTGTTAATCTAATGACACTGAGTAGGAgtttttgtctgtttatttgcttttcaaaagagGTCTTTCATACAGAAGAATACACGTCTTGgtcttctgtatttctgtgtagCTTTTTGGTGTAATGACTTAGTAATTTGAAGTGCATTTTAAAGTTCAATCAAATACTGAAAAGAACACTGATTGGGAAGCCTGCAtagatttcagtattttttatgaCTCATAACACTGATTTTAGAAGCTTAGCTATATAAGCTGGTGGTGTGCAACATCCTTTCCATACTCCTAATTATGTGAATTAGCATTTAGAACAATCCCAAGTTCAAGTATTCAAAAATGCTCCTTTCAGAGCATCCACCAGGTTTACTGCAAGATAGGCACTTGAAGGAGGCTTTGGTTTTTATACTGGGTAGTTGTGAAACATCAGTCTGTGCAATTCAAAGTGACACGTAAAGACTTAACCACAAAATTTCCACTAAATCTATTGATGTTTGCACAGAAATTGccaccaaaaaataaaataaaaaaaaggaccTAAGAGATCTTTATTGAACAATATATATCTTTAATTCTAATTTTGACTTAGGACCCAATTCTAACAGATTCCTAGGGCCAAGCTCCCATCAAAAGTAACAGGATTTGGCTTGAATCAAGTCCAAGTGCGGACTTAGGTTTTACCTCTCTACTAACATTAATGTATCTGCAAGATACATTGCGTGTGTATTTAGTTTGGACCGAAAGAACCTGAAAATAAACATGGAGAACGCTAGTATTTCTTAGACATACATTAATCCTATATTTCATCTTTTCCTATCATAACATTCTCCACAACAATTCCTGCACTCTTTGCAAAACACATCAAGACAACTTgctgaatatatatatagaatttAACACAACTTACATTAGATGGAGAGAATTTAGTTATGctaaaccagaagaaaacagtaCAATGGCACAGAACTAAGTGTCACTTCctaaaggaaattttaaaaatgtttttcagatgCTGTGGCATTAGCATACACTACTATTCAGTAAGATTTTAAGTCTGAATACTTTGCTTAAAGGCCATAGTCTatcacaaatccaaaaaaaaaaccaaaaagaccTATGAAGGTATATTTAACTCCTGTAACTCCTATGCCAACGAATATTAGCTAAAATGCATCCTAATTTCAGGAATTACAGACAGAAAAGACAGGAAGACTGTTGATGATTACTACCATTGCTGGCTATACTCCTCCagccaaaactgaaaaagaagcataaaaagGTTACATCCTGTAACACTCATCAttggcagaaaaaataaaaagacactATCTTCTTTCTCACATAGTAAAAATACACAAGCTCAGTTTAGATAACTGTCTACCTAAGACTTATATTTTCAGTTACATATATATACAGACTTTGCAGGTAGCAATCCAAATTGTATGAGTATCTGCTGACTTCAAAAATTATTCACTAAGACCTCAGTGAAATTTGAATCAACTCCATATATAAGTATAATGACTgatattattatcatcattattattaaatGGAGACCAGTGTATTTAATGTAAGGAACGTAAGTAACTGTAGAAATATAGGCAGTAGTTTTTGTTTgggtgtgggatttttttttcccctcatgttCAATATCACTGTCCAGGGTTTATGCATTCTGTCAGGTAAATAATTTTTGGGGTCTTAACTGCCTCTAAATACTATGGAGGGTTTAGTCTGAGGTTCCCAATAGAGTTTGGAAAACTAATTTAAGCTAAATCAAAGTCATCccagaacagaaaaggaatgtGTGGTTTGGGGGTGTTACATTTTGTGACTAAAACTGGGTAGAAAACTTCAGCTGAGTAACCACAGATTACACAGAGTTCTTCTATaaatttgtttggatttttttaaaatcagttctttTTTAACTTAAGCTGACAGTATGAGTATGGTGCTGTGTAAGATTAAGAGCCTGAAGATGTCTTGGGGAGTATACCCTTCTTTAAAGTCCTTTAGAAAGACAAAGGTTTTGTGAGATTCTTCTGTGGTGTTTTCAGTGTCTTGTTGTAAGTACGAGCTGGTTTAGAGCAGTTACTTTAATAGAACTGCCTCAAAAGTGCTTGTTTTATTCTTAGCACCTTGTTAGTGTGACACCTTACAGAAACCCAAAGTCAAAACATAGTTCTGGGAACATCACATTCATCTCAGATAAGGCTAATGCAGCAGCAAGAGAATGACTTTATCCTAGACTTGGCTACTGTCAAAATCTTTTTGCAAAGACAAGCCTAAATGTCTCCCACTTGATTCCCAAGGATTCATATCCCTAATAAATTCAGACAAATCACTATCACTTGGAGGGTACAGCGCCCGCAGGAATACGGACGCGAGTCCCGACGCCGACCGAGTCTCTGCAGCGAAAGCGGAGCACGGAGGAAGCCGCCTCGCAAAGACGCAAACTTAACTACTGACCACTTCAGTGCAACTACCATTAAATAAAAGGTTCTTTGGCTGGAATATGAGCTCgatccttccctcccccccgcGTTCCTCCCTCAGCTACTGCAGGGCTGGCGCCGGGCCAGCGCGGGCCGCGCGGTGCCTCAGCGCCATCTACAGGCGGCGCGGCCGCTCCCGCGGCGGCCACAGACAAGCAcccataaaataaattagacaGCACCGCATTTAAATCTTTATTAGCAAGGAATTATTAGACCTAAGAAAAAACTAATGCTGGATTTGGTTGAAATATGAGTCTCTCAGCCTCCTAATCCCTCTTCATATGGCGTGTTTCACAGTTTAAAATGAGCTAGGACAGATCACTTACGCATTACTaagatgagaaaatatttacaatgggcttttttttttcctgcataatTCAGATGTATTCAGAGAAAGCATTCCTTTCAAAAGTATGCTTTggccattttttaaaatatgcagcaaACTGCCTATGCAATACCAACTTTCATctattacaaaaaaatcatGTTGAACTCAAACAGAGGAAGACTTCCGTATGGCTTAGTTATATCCTACCAATAAACCACGTGCTTCACTGATGCAGCAGCTTGGAAATTTGGCTGCAtttgttagggaaaaaaattaacccctTTATTAACACTAACTTATCAAGGTTCCAAATCAGCTTGAACTGTAAAAGAAACTCAAGCCAACTCACTTCGAAATTTGAAACAGAATGTACATATCCCTTCAATCTTGAAACAGTCAAATATTCTCACAGAAATTTAGCATATAAGGGAAACAGTTCTTCAATAACTTTTACATTTGGACAGTCACatactggggagaaaaaaaaaagctggttttcagttttgtctATGCACATGTATGTGCACATGCAGAAAGGCATAACATATTATTAACAATAATTATTCCTCAAAACCCAAAGTATCAGAGGCATTTTGCAAACACATGGTTAAGCCCCAGGTAAATGATAAAGGGGTCAAGGAGCgtttttatttgttcttgttttaGTGTTTTGGTTCTGTTggtgttttggtgggttttcttcgattttttttttttttttttttgttccccccATAATGTTAACTAAATTAAATtagactgaaacaaaacacacctCACAACACAGTGGCACTTTTAATACTGGTTGATCGGGCACTTGTATGCAGTACTTATAGACCAGTAAAAGTGCTCGTTTACCTGTCTGGTGTGTAAGGGGCCCTTTGTCTTGAAGCCTCCTTGGGAACTGCACTCTGAGGCACTGAAGTGATCTGAACTAGTGGAAGAGCGTTTGGAAAGGGTGTCACAACCACCAACAAAGGTGTTGTCCAACGGGAGTTCCTGAATCACATGGTGCTTTTTCACTGAAACTGGAGTGTCAGGTTTGAGATGAAAAGCAGACTGCGGAGAGGCAGATTTGTAATGCTTGGCAAGATCAGGACTGTTAGGCTTAAAGGTTGTTGGTGGTGCTGTGCCCCAATCAAATCTTCCTATACtttgctcctccagctctgctggaaggCTTATTGTCCCGTTGATAGGTTCATGAACTGCATCATCAGGTTTGGACTCTTCAATTGTCACAAAGTTCAAAAGAGAGCTCTTTGgagatttccttttcttccttttctttttcttgttttgcttgttcTCCTGATTGGGAGACATCCACTCAGCACCTTGCTTGCTCCTCTGGGCAGCTTTGAATCTGGATGCGTGTCGACATCGAACAAGAACTGTGACAAATATCACCACTATGACAACCATGGCACCTGCTACAATAGCAATCATGATCGTGAGATAGTCCTCATTTTGGTAGGGTTGGCTGCTGTCCCCTATGTTCCGATCCAGAGGGGTTTCCATAGTCCTGCGTATCAAGTCATAAATATAAGAGGCGTTTCCAGCAGTATCATTTACATACAAAAATACAAGCACAAGAGTATGCAGGGATTTGGGATAACCCAAATCACTTATGTTGACAACTAGGCGATGCAGCCCCACATCATTAGGAGttggtttttcttccagagTGATATTACCTGTCACTGGATCAATCCGAAACAAACCCTTGTTATTGCCGCTTACAATTGTGTACTTCAGCTCAGCATTCATGCCAGTATCTATATCCACAGCAAAGACTTCAGCTACCACCGATCCTGGAATTGCTGAGAGTGGCACTAGCTTAAAAGAAGTATTAGAAGGTGGGTAGATGACAACGGGGCTGTTATCGTTAACATCCATCACATTTATGGTTACTTTCGCTGTAGAAGAGCGAGGAGGTTGCCCTCCATCCACTGCTTTAACATCAAAGGTGTAAGAGCTCTGCTGTTCTCGATCAAAGGAAACATTGGACTTTATAACTCCAGAATACGGATCCAGCACAAAGTTTTCATTGTCATTCAGGATGGAAAGGgtcactgctttattttccccAGCATCCGCATCAGTCACTGTGATCACCCCCACTGTGCTATACTTTGGCAAGTTCTCTGATACAAAAAACTGGAAATGATTATGAGTAAATTTGGGACTGTTGTCATTTTCATCCAACACGGTAACAATTACAGCCGCTTGACTCTGCAAAGGAGGGGTGCCGTTGTCTCGGGCTGTAACAGTGAAAATGAAACgctcctgctcttctctgtcAAAAACTCTGGAGGCTGTCAAAACTCCTGTCTTTCGATCCAGATCAAAAAAGGAGGCATTAGGACCAAGCTGATAAACAATGTCTGCATTTTTCCCACTGTCTTCATCTGTGGCACTAATAGTTGTTAAGTATAGACCACGCCGGTTGTTTTCAGAAACTGACAGCTCAATTACAGGCTGGCTGAAAATCGGAGGGTTGTCATTTTCATCCTCCAGCTTAACTCTTACCAGGGCAGTCTGGTTCAAACTGGGCTTGCCAGAATCAGAAGCCACAATTTTAAAGCTGAATTCTTTGGTGCCCTCATAGTCCAACAAAGAAGAGGTCTCTAACAAGTACTGGTTGTCGTAAACCGCTTTCAGGTGGAAGGGGACCTCTCTCTCAATGAAACAGATCACTTTGCCATTCACATCAGTATCCTTATCTGAAACTGTAATTAGGGCAATCTTTGTATTGATGGGATCTTTCTCAGATAAGTACACTGTGCCATTGATGGGACTTATTATGTACCTGAGGTCTATGTTAGGAGGGTTATCATTTACATCAGTGACATTGATGGTGACAGTTGCTCGGGCTGGTGTAGAGCTACCATCACTAGCCAGCACTGTCACTTTGTGAATAGCAGTCTCTTCTCGATCTAAGGACCTCTGAACTGTAATCAGCCCTGTGGTGttgtttaaagcaaaaaatctTTTGGTTGCAGGGGCGACTTGGGCACCAAAAATATATCTGATTTCTGCATTGCTTCCTATATCAGCATCTGTAGCATGAAGCTGAATTACAGAAGTGCCTACAGGGGCATTCTCTGGTATATGGACCTCTACTTGACTCTCTTTAAAGACTGGCCTGTTATCATTGACATCACTTACTGTGACTTGCAGGATAGCTGTGCTGGATTTCTGGGGGGTACCTCCGTCCTCTACTTTGATTTTCATCACGTAGGTGTCCTTTTGCTCTCTGTCCAAGTTCTGCTGCACAATCAGCTGAGGCCATTTCTCTCCTTCTGGAGTTTCTACAATATCCAGTCCAAAGACACTCTGCCCGTTTAACAACTCATAGTGCTGCACACCGTTGAAACCTGTGTCAGGATCTGTTGCTGATGGGATTGGAAAACGACTGTTGATCAGAGTGTTTTCTGGGATGGAGATATTGATGACGGGGGATGGAAACATAGGTGCATTGTCATTAGTATCCTTTacaatgatttttattttgatcagCCTAAAGAAGTCATTAGGGAGAATCACCACTTCAAGTTCAAAGAAAcactcattttct from Chiroxiphia lanceolata isolate bChiLan1 chromosome 2, bChiLan1.pri, whole genome shotgun sequence includes these protein-coding regions:
- the PCDH9 gene encoding protocadherin-9 isoform X5, translating into MDLRDFYLLAALIACLRLDSALAQELIYTIREELPENVPIGNIPKDLNISHINAATGTSASLVYRLVSKAGDAPLVKVSSNTGEIFTTSNRIDREKLCAGASYAEENECFFELEVVILPNDFFRLIKIKIIVKDTNDNAPMFPSPVINISIPENTLINSRFPIPSATDPDTGFNGVQHYELLNGQSVFGLDIVETPEGEKWPQLIVQQNLDREQKDTYVMKIKVEDGGTPQKSSTAILQVTVSDVNDNRPVFKESQVEVHIPENAPVGTSVIQLHATDADIGSNAEIRYIFGAQVAPATKRFFALNNTTGLITVQRSLDREETAIHKVTVLASDGSSTPARATVTINVTDVNDNPPNIDLRYIISPINGTVYLSEKDPINTKIALITVSDKDTDVNGKVICFIEREVPFHLKAVYDNQYLLETSSLLDYEGTKEFSFKIVASDSGKPSLNQTALVRVKLEDENDNPPIFSQPVIELSVSENNRRGLYLTTISATDEDSGKNADIVYQLGPNASFFDLDRKTGVLTASRVFDREEQERFIFTVTARDNGTPPLQSQAAVIVTVLDENDNSPKFTHNHFQFFVSENLPKYSTVGVITVTDADAGENKAVTLSILNDNENFVLDPYSGVIKSNVSFDREQQSSYTFDVKAVDGGQPPRSSTAKVTINVMDVNDNSPVVIYPPSNTSFKLVPLSAIPGSVVAEVFAVDIDTGMNAELKYTIVSGNNKGLFRIDPVTGNITLEEKPTPNDVGLHRLVVNISDLGYPKSLHTLVLVFLYVNDTAGNASYIYDLIRRTMETPLDRNIGDSSQPYQNEDYLTIMIAIVAGAMVVIVVIFVTVLVRCRHASRFKAAQRSKQGAEWMSPNQENKQNKKKKRKKRKSPKSSLLNFVTIEESKPDDAVHEPINGTISLPAELEEQSIGRFDWGTAPPTTFKPNSPDLAKHYKSASPQSAFHLKPDTPVSVKKHHVIQELPLDNTFVGGCDTLSKRSSTSSDHFSASECSSQGGFKTKGPLHTRQALNFGDMPKYLWEIWVPDKPWVSQRRVTFHLPDGSQESCSDSGLGDHEPVGGGTLISHPLPLVQPQDEFYDQASPDKRTEADGNSDPNSDD
- the PCDH9 gene encoding protocadherin-9 isoform X8, giving the protein MDLRDFYLLAALIACLRLDSALAQELIYTIREELPENVPIGNIPKDLNISHINAATGTSASLVYRLVSKAGDAPLVKVSSNTGEIFTTSNRIDREKLCAGASYAEENECFFELEVVILPNDFFRLIKIKIIVKDTNDNAPMFPSPVINISIPENTLINSRFPIPSATDPDTGFNGVQHYELLNGQSVFGLDIVETPEGEKWPQLIVQQNLDREQKDTYVMKIKVEDGGTPQKSSTAILQVTVSDVNDNRPVFKESQVEVHIPENAPVGTSVIQLHATDADIGSNAEIRYIFGAQVAPATKRFFALNNTTGLITVQRSLDREETAIHKVTVLASDGSSTPARATVTINVTDVNDNPPNIDLRYIISPINGTVYLSEKDPINTKIALITVSDKDTDVNGKVICFIEREVPFHLKAVYDNQYLLETSSLLDYEGTKEFSFKIVASDSGKPSLNQTALVRVKLEDENDNPPIFSQPVIELSVSENNRRGLYLTTISATDEDSGKNADIVYQLGPNASFFDLDRKTGVLTASRVFDREEQERFIFTVTARDNGTPPLQSQAAVIVTVLDENDNSPKFTHNHFQFFVSENLPKYSTVGVITVTDADAGENKAVTLSILNDNENFVLDPYSGVIKSNVSFDREQQSSYTFDVKAVDGGQPPRSSTAKVTINVMDVNDNSPVVIYPPSNTSFKLVPLSAIPGSVVAEVFAVDIDTGMNAELKYTIVSGNNKGLFRIDPVTGNITLEEKPTPNDVGLHRLVVNISDLGYPKSLHTLVLVFLYVNDTAGNASYIYDLIRRTMETPLDRNIGDSSQPYQNEDYLTIMIAIVAGAMVVIVVIFVTVLVRCRHASRFKAAQRSKQGAEWMSPNQENKQNKKKKRKKRKSPKSSLLNFVTIEESKPDDAVHEPINGTISLPAELEEQSIGRFDWGTAPPTTFKPNSPDLAKHYKSASPQSAFHLKPDTPVSVKKHHVIQELPLDNTFVGGCDTLSKRSSTSSDHFSASECSSQGGFKTKGPLHTRQCSPSSP
- the PCDH9 gene encoding protocadherin-9 isoform X6 — protein: MDLRDFYLLAALIACLRLDSALAQELIYTIREELPENVPIGNIPKDLNISHINAATGTSASLVYRLVSKAGDAPLVKVSSNTGEIFTTSNRIDREKLCAGASYAEENECFFELEVVILPNDFFRLIKIKIIVKDTNDNAPMFPSPVINISIPENTLINSRFPIPSATDPDTGFNGVQHYELLNGQSVFGLDIVETPEGEKWPQLIVQQNLDREQKDTYVMKIKVEDGGTPQKSSTAILQVTVSDVNDNRPVFKESQVEVHIPENAPVGTSVIQLHATDADIGSNAEIRYIFGAQVAPATKRFFALNNTTGLITVQRSLDREETAIHKVTVLASDGSSTPARATVTINVTDVNDNPPNIDLRYIISPINGTVYLSEKDPINTKIALITVSDKDTDVNGKVICFIEREVPFHLKAVYDNQYLLETSSLLDYEGTKEFSFKIVASDSGKPSLNQTALVRVKLEDENDNPPIFSQPVIELSVSENNRRGLYLTTISATDEDSGKNADIVYQLGPNASFFDLDRKTGVLTASRVFDREEQERFIFTVTARDNGTPPLQSQAAVIVTVLDENDNSPKFTHNHFQFFVSENLPKYSTVGVITVTDADAGENKAVTLSILNDNENFVLDPYSGVIKSNVSFDREQQSSYTFDVKAVDGGQPPRSSTAKVTINVMDVNDNSPVVIYPPSNTSFKLVPLSAIPGSVVAEVFAVDIDTGMNAELKYTIVSGNNKGLFRIDPVTGNITLEEKPTPNDVGLHRLVVNISDLGYPKSLHTLVLVFLYVNDTAGNASYIYDLIRRTMETPLDRNIGDSSQPYQNEDYLTIMIAIVAGAMVVIVVIFVTVLVRCRHASRFKAAQRSKQGAEWMSPNQENKQNKKKKRKKRKSPKSSLLNFVTIEESKPDDAVHEPINGTISLPAELEEQSIGRFDWGTAPPTTFKPNSPDLAKHYKSASPQSAFHLKPDTPVSVKKHHVIQELPLDNTFVGGCDTLSKRSSTSSDHFSASECSSQGGFKTKGPLHTRQGCFSDDDRSKHPIQNMGC